A window of the Pogona vitticeps strain Pit_001003342236 chromosome 4, PviZW2.1, whole genome shotgun sequence genome harbors these coding sequences:
- the NCOA5 gene encoding nuclear receptor coactivator 5, with the protein MNKAPARSSPGRREPLPYGEREARRDRSPNHGSPRRDGRNGRDSRDLRVRDARGPREQRDPRDFRDHRDAKDPRDPLYDRYRDARDPTYRREEGYDRYTRPEDGYRRREEPYYDRYRDHMDRPPLSSEERMKREERRREELYRQYFEDIKRRIDAERPVDCSVIVVNKQTKEYAESVGRKVRDLGMMVDLIFLNSEMSLQQALDDVSQGGSAFAIVITPQHQVHHSCTVNIMFGTPQEHRNMPQADAMVLVAKNYERLKMEVREKEREEIARQAAKMADETILQERERPPPAEEGSRGGHPPGIQALLNLLADNRYLTAEETDKIINYLRERKERQLRGSGEALPVSHPRQALGAPSGSSLSSLPSSQTHPSSQPLPPAQASTAAASNPQQELQAKILSLFNTGAAAAAVAAVAGTAAGSSPNQGFASGSSAQGRAGPLSNTGLPQPQPRAPGQGPQFPNHPSSARSAGPRAAAPQPSQPPYQNRPPAPSGAPASRPAPSSGINFDNPSVQKALDTLIQSGPALTHLVNQTVSQARAPPAQQPLSSYQRHY; encoded by the exons ATGAATAAGGCTCCCGCAAGGTCCAGCCCAGGACGAAG GGAGCCCTTGCCTTATGGAGAGAGGGAGGCAAGGCGTGACCGCTCTCCAAACCATGGCAGTCCGCGGAGAGATGGCAGGAACGGCCGGGACTCCAGGGACCTCCGTGTGAGAGATGCCCGTGGGCCCAGGGAGCAAAGAGACCCCAGAGACTTCAGGGACCATAGAGATGCGAAGGATCCCCGGGACCCACTCTACGACCGCTATAGGGATGCTCGGGACCCCACCTACAG GAGAGAAGAGGGCTATGACCGCTACACACGCCCTGAAGACGGTTACCGGAGAAGGGAAGAGCCGTATTACGATCGTTACCGAGATCACATGGACAGACCCCCCTTGAGTTCTGAAG aacgTATGAAGCGTGAGGAGCGGCGTCGGGAAGAGCTTTACCGCCAGTATTTTGAGGACATCAAGAGGCGCATTGATGCAGAGCGGCCTGTGGACTGTTCAGTGATTGTGGTCAACAAGCAGACCAA GGAGTACGCAGAGTCGGTGGGGCGGAAGGTCCGTGATCTTGGCATGATGGTGGACCTCATCTTCCTCAATTCAGAGATGTCTTTGCAGCAAGCCCTGGATGATGTGAGCCAAGGGGGCTCTGCCTTTGCCATTGTCATCACCCCGCAGCACCAGGTTCACCACTCCTGCACAGTCAACATCATGTTTGGCACCCCACAAG AGCACCGAAACATGCCACAGGCTGATGCCATGGTGCTGGTGGCGAAGAACTACGAGCGCCTCAAGATGGAGGTGCGGGAGAAGGAGCGGGAGGAAATTGCCAGGCAGGCGGCCAAGATGGCGGACGAAACCATTTTGCAGGAGAGAGAGCGCCCCCCGCCGGCCGAGGAGGGCTCCCGTGGGGGCCACCCTCCAGGCATCCAGGCTCTCCTGAACCTGCTGGCAGACAATCGCTACTTGACTGCAGAAGAGACGGACAAGATCATCAACTACCTGAGGGAGCGCAAAGAACGGCAATTGCGAGGCAGTGGGGAAGCCCTCCCCG TGTCTCATCCCAGGCAAGCCCTGGGTGCACCTTCTGGCTCCTCTCTGTCCAGCCTGCCAAGCTCCCAGACGCACCCGAGCAGCCAGCCTCTGCCGCCGGCGCAGGCATCGACCGCCGCGGCCTCCAATCCACAGCAGGAGCTGCAGGCCAAGATCCTCAGCCTCTTCAACACAGGAGCTGCTGCCGCCGCGGTGGCTGCAGTGGCCGGCACAGCCGCGGGGTCTTCTCCAAACCAGGGCTTTGCCTCCGGGTCCAGCGCCCAAGGCCGGGCCGGGCCGCTCAGTAATACTGGGTTGCCCCAGCCCCAGCCGCGGGCCCCAGGCCAGGGCCCCCAGTTCCCAAACCATCCCAGTTCTGCCCGTAGCGCTGGGCCAAGAGCCGCAGCTCCCCAGCCGTCCCAGCCACCGTATCAGAACCGGCCCCCTGCTCCCAGCGGTGCTCCAGCCTCAAGGCCGGCTCCGTCCTCTGGCATCAACTTTGACAATCCAAGTGTACAGAAGGCCCTTGACACGTTGATCCAGAGCGGCCCAGCCCTCACCCATTTGGTGAACCAGACGGTCAGCCAAGCCCGGGCTCCTCCTGCCCAGCAGCCCCTGAGCTCTTACCAGCGGCATTACTAA